From a region of the Rhipicephalus microplus isolate Deutch F79 chromosome X, USDA_Rmic, whole genome shotgun sequence genome:
- the LOC142775228 gene encoding uncharacterized protein LOC142775228: MKTTTYHPQAYPTERINRNLKPLLAAFAQQHRDWDACLNEIGFSLLSTINRSSGYTPAFLNFGRELPNPMDRVLRGNGGASAAKVSPSGYAAELRSWMDEAHNLARSNLAKARAGQKAQYDWSHRDVRYDVGDLVLRYNHVLSDAAKGISASFSAKWLGPYRVQTKVSPLEYKLADSQG; the protein is encoded by the coding sequence ATGAAAACAACCACGTATCACCCACAGGCCTACCCGACCGAGCGGATAAACAGgaacctcaagcccttgctgGCAGCCTTTGCGCAGCAACACAGGGATTGGGACGCCTGTCTTAACGAGATCGGCTTCTCCTTGCTGTCTACGATCAATCGCTCGTCAGGGTACACGCCCGCCTTCCTCAACTTTGGGAGAGAGCTGCCTAACCCCATGGACCGCGTCCTACGGGGCAACGGTGGGGCAAGCGCCGCGAAGGTCAGCCCGTCTGGCTACGCGGCGGAACTGCGCTCATGGATGGACGAGGCCCACAACCTGGCGCGTTCCAACCTGGCAAAAGCGCGAGCTGGTCAGAAGGCTCAGTACGACTGGTCGCATCGGGATGTCCGTTACGATGTCGGCGATCTCGTCCTCAGGTACAATCACGTTTTGAGTGACgccgccaaaggcatctcggcctccTTTTCGGCCAAGTGGTTGGGCCCATATCGAGTGCAGACCAAAGTGTCGCCCCTGGAATACAAGCTGGCTGATTCCCAAGGGTGA